Below is a window of Tolypothrix bouteillei VB521301 DNA.
GAGTCCCTAGATGGGGCTGAGTGGATGGGTCGCAATCTAAAGGTTAACAAAGCCAAGCCCAAAGAAGATAGAGGATCTTTTGGTGGTGGTGGTAGACGGGGAAATAATGGTGGCGGAGGATACTCTCGCCGCTACTAGAGATTTGAGACCCAAGTCTGTTAAACTCTAAGGTCACTTGGGCGGGCAAAGAGTCTGCCCTTTTTTATCCTTAGTAGACTTTACATTGCTTTCCACGATCCAAAACGCATTAGGAGCAGAGAATGACCCAAATTATTGTGGGCGAAAATGAAGGGATTGAGTCAGCTTTACGCCGATTTAAGCGCGAAGTTTCCAAAGCAGGGATTCTTCCAGATTTGAAGAAAAATCGTCACTTTGAAACGCCCTTGGAAAAAAATAAGCGTAAAGCTCAAGCAGTTGCAAGATCCAAGCGGTATAAGAGACGCACTCGTGCTTAATTAACG
It encodes the following:
- the rpsU gene encoding 30S ribosomal protein S21, with product MTQIIVGENEGIESALRRFKREVSKAGILPDLKKNRHFETPLEKNKRKAQAVARSKRYKRRTRA